The Oryza glaberrima chromosome 9, OglaRS2, whole genome shotgun sequence genome includes a window with the following:
- the LOC127783959 gene encoding ATP-dependent 6-phosphofructokinase 5, chloroplastic-like isoform X2, with protein sequence MTFSGMDIALKASTHSSTSQQHWLHSTRYRCQYGLGSTHLNGRKRSPMVLSVRAVSGKSDLDFSDPSWKEKYQEDWNRRFSLPHITDIYDLKPRLTTFSLKKNRTDGGSLSADKWNGYVNKDDRALLKVIKYASPTSAGAECVDPDCSWVEHWIHRAGPRKEIYYEPAEVKAAIVTCGGLCPGLNDVIRQIVFTLEIYGVKNIVGIQFGYRGFFEKGLKEMPLSRKVVENINLSGGSFLGVSRGGAKTSEIVDSIQARRIDMLFVIGGNGSHAGANAIHEECRKRKLKVSVVAVPKTIDNDILFMDKTFGFDTAVEEAQRAINSAYIEARSAYHGIGLVKLMGRSSGFIAMQASLSSGQIDVCLIPEVSFTLDGEHGVMRHLEHLLEKKGFCVVCVAEGAGQDLLQKSNATDASGNVILSDFGVHMQQKIKSHFKDIGVPADVKYIDPTYMVRACRANASDAILCTVLGQNAVHGAFAGFSGITSGICNTHYAFLPITEVITKPKRVNPNSRMWHRCLTSTGQPDFH encoded by the exons ATGACCTTTTCTGGGATGGACATTGCTTTAAAAGCAAGCACACACTCTTCTACATCCCAGCAACACTGGTTGCATTCAACCAGGTACCGGTGTCAATATGGTTTGGGTTCCACTCACTTgaatggaagaaagagaagtCCTATGGTACTGTCTGTAAGAGCTGTTTCTGGGAAATCAGACTTAGATTTCAGTGATCCTTCTTGGAAGGAAAAGTACCAAGAAGACTGGAATAGGCGTTTCAGTTTGCCGCATATTACAGATATATATGATTTGAAGCCAAGGCTAACTACATTCTCTCTGAAGAAAAACAG GACTGATGGTGGTAGTTTATCAGCAGATAAGTGGAATGGCTATGTAAATAAGGATGATCGTGCACTTCTGAAG GTGATAAAGTATGCCTCCCCTACTTCTGCTGGAGCTGAGTGCGTAGATCCTGACTGCAGTTGGGTTGAACATTG GATTCATCGTGCAGGGCCTCGTAAGGAGATATACTATGAGCCTGCAGAAGTAAAAGCTGCTATTGTTACCTGTGGAGGCCTCTGCCCTGGTTTAAATGATGTCATTAGACAG ATAGTATTTACATTGGAGATCTATGGGGTTAAGAACATTGTTGGAATTCAGTTTGGTTATCGTGGATTTTTTGAGAAAGGCTTAAAAGAAATGCCT CTTTCACGTAAAGTGGTGGAAAACATAAATCTTTCTGGTGGAAGTTTCCTAGGTGTGTCTCGTGGAGGAGCTAAAACTAGTGAGATCGTCGATAGTATACAA GCCAGAAGAATTGATATGCTTTTTGTAATTGGTGGAAACGGTAGTCATGCGGGAGCTAATGCTATCCATGAGGAG TGTCGTAAGAGAAAACTGAAAGTGTCAGTTGTAGCAGTTCCAAAGACAATTGATAATGATATACTATTCATGGATAAGACTTTTGGTTTTGACACGGCTGTAGAAGAAGCTCAGCGTGCCATCAATTCTGCCTACATAGAG GCACGAAGTGCATATCATGGAATTGGGTTGGTCAAATTAATGGGAAGAAGTAGTGGGTTCATTGCCATGCAAGCTTCTCTTTCCAGTGGACAGATTGATGTCTGCCTAATACCCGAG GTATCTTTTACACTAGATGGAGAACATGGTGTCATGCGACACCTTGAACATTTACTGGAAAAAAAGGGATTTTGCGTGGTTTGTGTTGCTGAAGGTGCAGGGCAG GATTTACTGCAAAAATCAAATGCAACTGATGCATCAGGAAATGTAATACTTAGTGACTTTGGTGTCCACATGCAACAGAAG ATTAAGAGTCATTTCAAGGACATCGGTGTTCCAGCTGATGTAAAATACATTGATCCGACATATATGGTCCGGGCCTGTCGTGCGAATGCATCTGATGCTATCTTGTGCACTGTACTTGGACAAAATGCT GTTCATGGAGCCTTTGCCGGGTTCAGTGGTATCACATCTGGTATTTGCAACACGCACTACGCTTTCCTCCCGATCACAGAAGTCATCACAAAACCAAAGCGCGTGAACCCCAACAGCAGGATGTGGCACCGCTGCCTCACTTCCACTGGCCAACCGGACTTCCACTGA
- the LOC127783959 gene encoding ATP-dependent 6-phosphofructokinase 5, chloroplastic-like isoform X1: MVSVPPLWHVPLPRRRSGSIASLVGPHMTFSGMDIALKASTHSSTSQQHWLHSTRYRCQYGLGSTHLNGRKRSPMVLSVRAVSGKSDLDFSDPSWKEKYQEDWNRRFSLPHITDIYDLKPRLTTFSLKKNRTDGGSLSADKWNGYVNKDDRALLKVIKYASPTSAGAECVDPDCSWVEHWIHRAGPRKEIYYEPAEVKAAIVTCGGLCPGLNDVIRQIVFTLEIYGVKNIVGIQFGYRGFFEKGLKEMPLSRKVVENINLSGGSFLGVSRGGAKTSEIVDSIQARRIDMLFVIGGNGSHAGANAIHEECRKRKLKVSVVAVPKTIDNDILFMDKTFGFDTAVEEAQRAINSAYIEARSAYHGIGLVKLMGRSSGFIAMQASLSSGQIDVCLIPEVSFTLDGEHGVMRHLEHLLEKKGFCVVCVAEGAGQDLLQKSNATDASGNVILSDFGVHMQQKIKSHFKDIGVPADVKYIDPTYMVRACRANASDAILCTVLGQNAVHGAFAGFSGITSGICNTHYAFLPITEVITKPKRVNPNSRMWHRCLTSTGQPDFH; the protein is encoded by the exons ATTAGTGGGTCCACATATGACCTTTTCTGGGATGGACATTGCTTTAAAAGCAAGCACACACTCTTCTACATCCCAGCAACACTGGTTGCATTCAACCAGGTACCGGTGTCAATATGGTTTGGGTTCCACTCACTTgaatggaagaaagagaagtCCTATGGTACTGTCTGTAAGAGCTGTTTCTGGGAAATCAGACTTAGATTTCAGTGATCCTTCTTGGAAGGAAAAGTACCAAGAAGACTGGAATAGGCGTTTCAGTTTGCCGCATATTACAGATATATATGATTTGAAGCCAAGGCTAACTACATTCTCTCTGAAGAAAAACAG GACTGATGGTGGTAGTTTATCAGCAGATAAGTGGAATGGCTATGTAAATAAGGATGATCGTGCACTTCTGAAG GTGATAAAGTATGCCTCCCCTACTTCTGCTGGAGCTGAGTGCGTAGATCCTGACTGCAGTTGGGTTGAACATTG GATTCATCGTGCAGGGCCTCGTAAGGAGATATACTATGAGCCTGCAGAAGTAAAAGCTGCTATTGTTACCTGTGGAGGCCTCTGCCCTGGTTTAAATGATGTCATTAGACAG ATAGTATTTACATTGGAGATCTATGGGGTTAAGAACATTGTTGGAATTCAGTTTGGTTATCGTGGATTTTTTGAGAAAGGCTTAAAAGAAATGCCT CTTTCACGTAAAGTGGTGGAAAACATAAATCTTTCTGGTGGAAGTTTCCTAGGTGTGTCTCGTGGAGGAGCTAAAACTAGTGAGATCGTCGATAGTATACAA GCCAGAAGAATTGATATGCTTTTTGTAATTGGTGGAAACGGTAGTCATGCGGGAGCTAATGCTATCCATGAGGAG TGTCGTAAGAGAAAACTGAAAGTGTCAGTTGTAGCAGTTCCAAAGACAATTGATAATGATATACTATTCATGGATAAGACTTTTGGTTTTGACACGGCTGTAGAAGAAGCTCAGCGTGCCATCAATTCTGCCTACATAGAG GCACGAAGTGCATATCATGGAATTGGGTTGGTCAAATTAATGGGAAGAAGTAGTGGGTTCATTGCCATGCAAGCTTCTCTTTCCAGTGGACAGATTGATGTCTGCCTAATACCCGAG GTATCTTTTACACTAGATGGAGAACATGGTGTCATGCGACACCTTGAACATTTACTGGAAAAAAAGGGATTTTGCGTGGTTTGTGTTGCTGAAGGTGCAGGGCAG GATTTACTGCAAAAATCAAATGCAACTGATGCATCAGGAAATGTAATACTTAGTGACTTTGGTGTCCACATGCAACAGAAG ATTAAGAGTCATTTCAAGGACATCGGTGTTCCAGCTGATGTAAAATACATTGATCCGACATATATGGTCCGGGCCTGTCGTGCGAATGCATCTGATGCTATCTTGTGCACTGTACTTGGACAAAATGCT GTTCATGGAGCCTTTGCCGGGTTCAGTGGTATCACATCTGGTATTTGCAACACGCACTACGCTTTCCTCCCGATCACAGAAGTCATCACAAAACCAAAGCGCGTGAACCCCAACAGCAGGATGTGGCACCGCTGCCTCACTTCCACTGGCCAACCGGACTTCCACTGA
- the LOC127783959 gene encoding ATP-dependent 6-phosphofructokinase 5, chloroplastic-like isoform X3, whose product MLSTYNVIKYASPTSAGAECVDPDCSWVEHWIHRAGPRKEIYYEPAEVKAAIVTCGGLCPGLNDVIRQIVFTLEIYGVKNIVGIQFGYRGFFEKGLKEMPLSRKVVENINLSGGSFLGVSRGGAKTSEIVDSIQARRIDMLFVIGGNGSHAGANAIHEECRKRKLKVSVVAVPKTIDNDILFMDKTFGFDTAVEEAQRAINSAYIEARSAYHGIGLVKLMGRSSGFIAMQASLSSGQIDVCLIPEVSFTLDGEHGVMRHLEHLLEKKGFCVVCVAEGAGQDLLQKSNATDASGNVILSDFGVHMQQKIKSHFKDIGVPADVKYIDPTYMVRACRANASDAILCTVLGQNAVHGAFAGFSGITSGICNTHYAFLPITEVITKPKRVNPNSRMWHRCLTSTGQPDFH is encoded by the exons ATGCTGAGCACATATAAT GTGATAAAGTATGCCTCCCCTACTTCTGCTGGAGCTGAGTGCGTAGATCCTGACTGCAGTTGGGTTGAACATTG GATTCATCGTGCAGGGCCTCGTAAGGAGATATACTATGAGCCTGCAGAAGTAAAAGCTGCTATTGTTACCTGTGGAGGCCTCTGCCCTGGTTTAAATGATGTCATTAGACAG ATAGTATTTACATTGGAGATCTATGGGGTTAAGAACATTGTTGGAATTCAGTTTGGTTATCGTGGATTTTTTGAGAAAGGCTTAAAAGAAATGCCT CTTTCACGTAAAGTGGTGGAAAACATAAATCTTTCTGGTGGAAGTTTCCTAGGTGTGTCTCGTGGAGGAGCTAAAACTAGTGAGATCGTCGATAGTATACAA GCCAGAAGAATTGATATGCTTTTTGTAATTGGTGGAAACGGTAGTCATGCGGGAGCTAATGCTATCCATGAGGAG TGTCGTAAGAGAAAACTGAAAGTGTCAGTTGTAGCAGTTCCAAAGACAATTGATAATGATATACTATTCATGGATAAGACTTTTGGTTTTGACACGGCTGTAGAAGAAGCTCAGCGTGCCATCAATTCTGCCTACATAGAG GCACGAAGTGCATATCATGGAATTGGGTTGGTCAAATTAATGGGAAGAAGTAGTGGGTTCATTGCCATGCAAGCTTCTCTTTCCAGTGGACAGATTGATGTCTGCCTAATACCCGAG GTATCTTTTACACTAGATGGAGAACATGGTGTCATGCGACACCTTGAACATTTACTGGAAAAAAAGGGATTTTGCGTGGTTTGTGTTGCTGAAGGTGCAGGGCAG GATTTACTGCAAAAATCAAATGCAACTGATGCATCAGGAAATGTAATACTTAGTGACTTTGGTGTCCACATGCAACAGAAG ATTAAGAGTCATTTCAAGGACATCGGTGTTCCAGCTGATGTAAAATACATTGATCCGACATATATGGTCCGGGCCTGTCGTGCGAATGCATCTGATGCTATCTTGTGCACTGTACTTGGACAAAATGCT GTTCATGGAGCCTTTGCCGGGTTCAGTGGTATCACATCTGGTATTTGCAACACGCACTACGCTTTCCTCCCGATCACAGAAGTCATCACAAAACCAAAGCGCGTGAACCCCAACAGCAGGATGTGGCACCGCTGCCTCACTTCCACTGGCCAACCGGACTTCCACTGA